Genomic segment of Arachis hypogaea cultivar Tifrunner chromosome 16, arahy.Tifrunner.gnm2.J5K5, whole genome shotgun sequence:
GAGAAAATTGGGCTGCAACTTGAGAGTCCATTAAAGGCAGGATCGTCGAAGACAGGGACATCATGTTGAGTCTCGGGTTTGTTATTGGAGCTctctttttgctgtttttatgGATAGTTTCAATATCATAGCCTGGAATGTGAGGGGTGCGTCTAACAAGATGGCCCGTGTGCATTGCAAAAATTTGGTGAGAATATATaaaccatctttcttctttctctttgagactcataccatgtttaataatttgaagaatttttgggataagttgggttttcattgtGTTGGTATTGAGGAAGCAGTAGGACACAGGGGTGGCATTTGGTTTCTATCTTCTATTGCTAATGCTTCTTGTGTGGTTATTGATCAAATTGACCAATGTATCACAGTAAAAGTGAGTGTGGGTAACTTAGTTTGGCTTTGTAGTGCAGTATATGGGAGTCCTCAATTCGAAAAAAGATGTATGCTTTGGGATCATTTGCGTTCTATTAATTCAGGCCATAATAGACCATGGATGGctgttggtgattttaatgagattgtgGCACCAGATGAGAGTACAggtgcttatttttcttctcacagAGCTAGTCTATTAGCTACTACTCTAGATGACTGTGTGCTCTTTGATCTTAAAGTGACTGGTAGGAGATATACTTGGTATAGAGCAGTTCAGGCTGGCAGGGACTTGGCTAAAAGGTTGGATAGAGCTATAGTTAATGAGGCGTGGATGACAATGTTTCCTGAGGGTTATTCTGAAATTCTTAGCAGGCTTCattctgatcattgtcctatttTAGTTCGTTGTCATGGTAGCCCCAGAGTGAAAGGTTCACGTCCTTTTAGGTTCCAAGCTGCGTGGGCAACACATCCTTCTTATAAACATGTTATTAGTAAGGCTTGGAATCAAGAGTTTGGAAGTGTTACCGAAAGGCTTAAGATGGTTCAACAGGCTTCTTTGGACTTCAACtcaaagatttttggaaatatttttgtgCGAAAAAATAAGCTGGAATATCAGATTGATCAGATTCAACGGCGTTTGGAGGTTACCGATGTGTTATCTCTGAGAATTAAAGAAGCTGAACTGAGGGAAGATTACAATAGGCTTTTGTTGCAAGAGGAACTTTTTTGGTACCAGAAATCTAGAGAGCAGTGGGTCAAGTATGGGGATAGAAACActaaattctttcatcttcagactttggtacgtagaaaccataatagagtacatggattatatgttagagatgggtcttggtctactgatccagatattctccaggaagaagctctctcttttTACAAGAATCTCTTTGGTACAACGGAAGAGGTTGAGGTTGATTGTTTAGGGGATGTTCCGATGCCCACTCTAAGTACTGAGGCTTGTGCTAGGTTAATTGACCCTGTCTCTTTTGCGGAAGTCAAGTCAGCAGTATTCAGTATGAGCCCTTTTAAGGCTCCTGGTCCAGATGGCTTTCaagcttatttttttaaagaatattgggagatagtaggcactgagatttggaatattgttcggagcgcttttttgggagagttcttaaatcctagcatcatggaaactctgattgtgcttattcctaaaattgataaccctacctttatgaaggatttcaggcctattagcttgtgtaatgttgtttataaaattatcacaAAAGTATTGACTAACCGACTTCGGCCTTTTCTTCCAGATATTGTTAGTCCTTTACAAGGAGGTTTTATTCCGGGTCGTGGTGctcctgataatattattgtggcccaagaaattctgaatttcatgaagcatacaaaatccaagaaaggtactcttgcttttaaaattgatcttgaaaaagcttatgatagggtggattggaggtttttggagagtactctcattgcttttggttttcctatcatcactgttaatttgattatgacttgtgtccgtgcatcatctctttctattatgtggaatgggaatagattggatagttttgctcctagaagggggcttagacagggcgatccaatgtctccttacttatttgtgctttgtatggaaagacttgcttgctatatatctcataaggtggtcgagggtgtgtggaaaccagtttctgtcactaggggtggcccaaaattttctcatttgatgtttgcagatgatctcttactcttctgtcaggctacaaagagtcaggtccaaatggtcatgcattctcttaacattttttgcaaggcatctggcatgaaagtgaatcttgaaaagtctaaagctttttgttctaaaaatgtgactgctcgtagaagagatatttttactagtgtttcttcaatacgttttgctttggacttaggaagatatcttggagttaaccttaatcattcccgtaccagtagggcttcttttcattcggtgattgaaaaggtgaggggaagattagctaattggaaaggaaggcttctaaataaagcagggagactttgcctgatcaattctgttgcagcatccattcctgtctatcatatgcaggttttttttttccaaattgggtttgcgataaattatcttctatgatgagacagttcctttggaagggtcaagttgatggtaaaggtctttctcttgttaattggaggaccgtgatcactccaaaaaaatttggtggcctgggtgttagagatcctgcgtgtgttaatatatctttacttggtaaattggtgtggcaactttttcattgtcaggacaagccttgggttgctctattgagggcgaagtatatgaggaatgagggagttttagatggccctgtcccttgcaatgcttctcatgtttggaagagtatctcaaaggcttttggtgctcttaaggatgccttctcttggtgcgttgggtcacttgatcaatctttttggtttgacaattggagtattgagggtccaattgctcaagatgtcccttttgtacatatatctgactctgatttaactattagagacgtttggaaagatggtcaatggaatctccatgatattttctctatcattccagaagatgtcaaacagcgtttgaatgcttataatccagatttgaatgctggagagagttcgggttggtcgtggggtgtggcatcttctagactttactcagctaggagtgggtacagttggctagccaaaagaaagtttgactggaatgagcatgataattggttgtggatatggcgactgcatattcctgagaagtacaagttcttgatttggctcagtcttcataatgctattcctacggcagagtttcgtttgggtcgtggtttagctttatctagcacctgtcatcgatgtcagaatggttctgaatcaattcttcattgtcttcgggAGTGCCCTAGTGCCAAGGAGGTCTGGAACCTTTTAGGCCTGTATTCAGATAACTCGAATTTACATGATTGGCTCTATAGAGGTGCAAGgagtgaaaatatttttcttttcttttcgaccatctggtggatttggagaagcaggaaccatgacttatttaatatagatgattcatggagtgctagtaaagtggtgagtttgattcgtagttcagtaagggagtttcacactatttttgctatgcatcaatctctgtctcctccttcactttgtttgcattgggttccacctccagtttattctgttaaattgaattgtgatgctagttggtttgctccttctggctatgctggttttggttgtatcattcgcaatcctgatggatgttggttgaaaggttgcactgggaaagtcgaagtgtgcagtgttctttttgctgaattgtatgcaatttggagaggcttacttcttgcttgggagagtggatttcgtgaggttatttgtgaaacagactgtttagaagctcttttcttggtaaaccaaagaatgcttggtaaagatattccggaatgggatttggcaaaacatatacaggaggttatgaattggaattggagagtctctattcttttaattcagaggactgcaaataatgttgcagattgtatggctaaagcagctgcttctgtcgcggacattcactcgaattggagccaaccatggagtgagcttcaacatctaatagatttagatatgaccctagccaattaatttggttttgtctcttttttttctttcttttctatttagtcaccaaaaaaaaaaaagtatgtaggataaaaaaattataacttttttaaGCCAATATCAATCGAtccaataaaatagaataaaaaaattatgtaattaatttaaaattttatattttaaaaatttaaataaatttttttaatatttatgttttgatatttaaaattatttatctaatttatgTATGCATTTAGAATTGAATATAAAATGAGAATGTTCTCATAAATTGTCATATCTTATcacaatttatatattaaaattatttttttataaactgcTACGACTTCTATGGGTTTATATATAACTTAGTCAGTTTTTATATagatttctattatttataatgatttatgtataaattttgaaaattttttcaattatagCAATTTATATagattaattataaaattgaaatatagctgttttaaaaatattgtatttgaataattttaatcttcattttatttaaatgtaaataAATCGccctttatttaattttgttcccCCTTTCTCCTctttgattttattgttgttttctTAATCCGGAAAATTTGGGTAAACTACTTCCTGGTTGAGTAATGAGAATTTATTAGCTGGGACCTACGTGGTTTTCTTAATTCTTTTTCAGCTTTCTGGTTATGGCACATACATATGGTGGGCGCAAATGGTTTACTAATTTATGCCGTTCCACCAAATTTTTCAttccatatattatttataaaaaaaaatataggtagataatgaaaatattaaacaatgtgaacaataaatatattgaatATTTATTTCATTAGGTgtacggatggttattctaatattaagatttagttgGGTAATTTAAGAGTATAGTGTATTTTAATTTGATTGGTGGTTATTCATGTTGTTTAAAAAAGTCATTGGTTACCTAGCATTACTCTTATTTATATTGGTGTGTTTTAGGATGAGTTAAGTCTAGGGTGTTCAAATCTAAACCGATCTAAATTTAATCGTTTATCCAATCCATTTTAAATCGAAAACCGATTAAAATCCTACTAATTcgaatttgattggattctatttttgcAAATcactggatcggatcggatttcgaatctattttttataaccaatccaattcaatccaaatcgcacaatgtgttataatattatgatttattattatatttataattatatttataacatattcaatttattatatatttttatattattcatgtattattattatttaataaatattttatattcaaaatattatttatttatttattttaactaatttataattttatttctattgttatgttattattgactttttaagatattgttgagatttgttatgtcattgttgattatttaaaatttgatgttgaaacttgttatatgtatttaatttttttaatttacaaaaccgcaaatccaatccaatccaatctgcttgaaattggatcggattggatcggattttttgttttaaatcttcCAATAATCCAGACCGCACTGCAAGTAAAATTTGTGTTTAGATCGGATAAGTTTTTTACTCAAATCCAAACCGCATCGCAAACACCCCTAATTAAGTCTTAATAATGTAGTTTTTAAAGTTAGTAATTGTATTAGAGTTTTAATGTAGTTTCTAAAGTTAGTAAttactcaaatttatttttgaagttGCACTCTGAGATTTATAATAGTCTTTAAAATACTTTCTGTCTATCACTTGCCATCGAAAAACTGAGTTGCACTGATCTCTGCCACGCTAGCACTATAATGATTAGCTGACGTGGCAAAGaaaatttcatttttataatttggTTCCTTTCTCCTTTTTAAAACCCTAATCTCCAAACTATCTTCACCATCTTCACCGAATTCTCTTTTTCACTCTCTTCAACTATTCTCACCTTTCAAATCTAATCATCACTATAACAACATCAtcataaaagattaaaattagcaaaaattactgaaaaaaaaCTAGCAATGATTCGAAAAGAATCAAcagcaataaaaaaaatcaatcaacttAAATAGCAAGCATCAATCAACCTAAATAGAAGTCAGACTCACTGACATTTTATCCAATTTAAATAAATTGTAAGTCAACATCTCATTGATTTTCTTTATAATTTCGAAGAGTTTTGGATATGATCATGCCTTGAATTTCAAGTAGCCTCTGTATCAGAATAGAAACACCAACAATCACAAAAATAAATAGcaacaattagaaaaaattaacaacacttacagaataaaaaaaaaaagtaaaaaagtaatCATTGCAGCtacattaaaatagaataaaaaacaacaaTCATTCAGAACATTAAATAATAATGattgaataactaaaaaaaattcattttgacAACACGCAGAGGAAGAGACCAAGCCGGAAAAGAGAAGACGGAggcaaaaggagacagagaggaGATAAGAGAAGAGCGCAGACGCACGACAATGATGGCGACAAGTGGAGAGGGAGGCAGTAGCAAAGCGAGAAAACAAGACGATCCGGTGACATAGAAGGGATGGCAATGGCATAGTGATGAGATGCAGGCCGACGAGAGGCGACGACAGAGAAGGATGAGTGACGatcggtttttctatcggtaaagaaatgtaaaaatatgtattcgcgttgtaagtatagcttctaaaccaacagaaaatcctttcgtacaaatgttttggttgtcacaagtaacaaacccctttataattgataaccgaagtattcaaacctcgggtcatcttctcaaggaactgcagggaggtatgttcttattattggttatgagttttgtaaattgggggtttcgAAAGTAAGGGACAGGtaaattaaataacaagaaaaataaataaatgactataaaataaactcttggtaaggtatgaaaattcggaagtcctatcctagttatccttatcaatggtgatgagaattatattttgctctccactaagtcaacctctaactatgaaggtaagtcgagtgggtaaatcaatttaacacctaaagtcctagtcaattcctaaggaaagactagagttatagggatTTAAATCAATCGGcaaggataacaattatcaatcacgatgagtttgacaactcaagagttaccaattaatcaaccaaggccaaaaggggaaaatctaaattattaatataaataaaggaaagcaatcataattctgaaatacctcaaattatattaaatagaaaatcaaatctaaatatgaatggttcataagccaatctggcaacataagtaattaaaagatagcattaaaatatctgaaagtaaaagagaaatataagtaaaaggaatattaaacctgatgaagagttgtaattctaaatcctttaagaggaatcctaatcctaaaacctaagagagaggagataatccctctctctaaaaactacatctaaactatgaaaagtgaataattgaagacattctaatgaatggatgcattctcccactttataacctctaatctgtgccttctggacttggatctgggccaaaaagggtttcagaaatcgctggaagtgttttctgtaatttctggtgcgtggcatctgtcatgcgtccgcgtgggtcatgcggtcgcgtcatctggagttttccttgtcacgcattcgcttcggtcacgcgtacgcgtcatctgtgttctgctcatggcgcgtgtccgcgtcagtcacgcgttcgcgtcactgccttttcgggctgggcatgcgaccgcgtcgtccatgcgttcgcgtcgctgccagtttcttcaaaaactccattttgtgctttccttctatttttgtatatttcctttccaccctttaagtcattcctgccttagaagatctgaaacttctcaacacacagatcacggcatcgaatggtaataaagggtaattaaaataaataatttcaaagcataggaaacatgtatttcacatatatcacataataggaaagggaaagtgaaaccatgcaatttacatgaataagtgggtgaagggttgaataaatctcttgaattgagcacaatatatatcataaaatatgggtttatcaatgagACTTCGGCTCTGCCTTTATCGTGTTCGAGTGTTGTGAGAGTGTGAGAGACTAGGTTGGAGAGGGGAGACAAGTGGCGCGGCGCCGCCGAAACAGAGGCTGCGCGAGAGGCGGCGACAGAGAGATTGAGGAAGCTCTGCCTTTGTTTTGTGGTTAGTGTTGTGAGTGTGAGAGAGTTGGGGAAGGGGCCTCAAAGGCAGCAGCAAAGCTTCCTACTgttatgtgtaacaccctaatttttAGTACATCATAATCGTACCAAAAATGCAAACGTTACTTACCTTTAAACTGTTTTATTCTgtattatctttatttaatattgagccttcccGAATACGAATCAAAACtttaaataagaaaagaaaaagtcctTTCTTTTAATTACTTAATCTCAAAGATATATATATCCACATGgtattatatacatagacttaatTAAAGATCCTCAACtacaagtcctacccctctaaaaactaaaacaataaatgatgaggagaaaaataaaatctaacaactcaactcgtaaacataatcttctatactcttgtagctccgcactaaaccttcgcacctaTAGCTAAAAGGGGTGAAAATAATGGGGTAAGAACtgaggagttcttagtagggtcaagATCAgataattaaattcatattatcGTAGTTCAGTTAATCGTAGCCCAACACAGAGAGCCAAAACAATAACCAGTCATAGAGATTCAAATATTAACAATCAGTGAAAATCACAAACACACTCAAGCAACCACAAACAATTCACAACACCAAACCAACTGCAAAATGAACAAACacagatgatgcatgtctatttctatcacaggtaatgagctcatttatcGGTTTCGACCGGCAcccgtgataaaccactattttatggtatattttggattgaattgagtggattttgtcaactattctcacacttattcatgtaaatttcatgttttgaagtttccttcctaattttgtgctatgattgaaaacatgcttcttaggccttaaaattgctaatttttaatcctcttttattaccatttgatgccgtgatatgtgtgttaagtgatttcagggtttatacggcaggaatggcttagagaatgaaaagGGAGCATGCAAAAGTAaaaggaacacaaagaattgaAGATTTGATAAGCTGGTctcgatgcgtacgcatggatgacgcgtacgcgtgatcaagcCATAGTCCAAATGACGCATACGTgtagatgacgcgtacgcatgacgagcgtcacgtgctgcaattaaaGGAATacattgggggcgatttctaggctgcTTTTGGCCCTATTTCAAACCCAAAAATGAAGACAAGAGGCTGGGGATGGAGCTGGATACATCCATCATTCATTCATTTACACACTTTAGGtcttagatgtagaattctagagagagaagctctctcttctctctaggatttacagtttcttctttcaatttctccttagatttaggtttcagtcttattttaatttagttttctcttactttcatttgttctagcactttagttcaCCAATTCCTcttattaatttctttattttgcaATTTTAGTTTATGAGTCCTTTTGTTActctcaatttcttttcaatgcaattttatgttttcatgtctctTGATATTTGCCTTAGttactattattgatttcttgtttaTGTTAGTCATAGCCTTTACTACTTCTTGCATTTTGtggtgtttacttttattgcatgctatgtgtttgatgaaatatttttttttagctatagagtagatttttctatTCTTGGTTTGGGTTGGTAatttgggtgaccttgagttgctaatgtcaaagtgattgatgattgatgtccattgacactagctttcactaattcgattagtgagtggctaggacttatggatttggattgatgaaactcatttgacttttcttcaattgttagaggatgactaaatgagattgatccctacaactatcatattgtggttagtgacaaggatagagatccttaaccattaacccttgccaagacctttttaccatttgagttttctttactctctcgctgtttacatttcttgttccttatttcaaaactccaaaaagaagtacatcataaccaataataaacacacttccctgcaatttattgagagacgacctgatgtttgaatacttcggtttatttttattggggtttgtacttgtgacaacctaatTAAACGTTGACTGAAGGatgatttgttggtttggaactatacttgcaacggattTATTTAgtgaaaattctagaccgacatttatcctctatcaagtttttggcgccattgtcggggaattgcaaatgtatGCCTTGTTACTTTGTTAGTAGTTGCTAGtcttaggagtttattttcactAGTTCTTGTtagtgtttgtttttattttctcttgctactatgaattctcacccctttggctatgagtgtgattacaactatgttttTGGAAATGAGAACTACAATGAAGGCTTGCATCAAGAATGGGATAattaaaggtgggaggagcctcaagcatatgatcaacctttttggcaacaacctcctcctaCGCACTATGAGCAAGAGTCATTCCTAGATACATACCAATCCGATggctatggtggacctccttgtgactACCAACAACCACCgctatatgcctatgaacctcctctacaacatagccctcaaccatactcacaagtctcataccaccaaacacctttaTATGGTCATAATCCTtacccaccacaccaaccaccatatgagccatacttagaaccacccacATTCCAATACAattactcctaagaaccaccATTCTTACATATACCACcttaatatacaccatctccatacccttatcaagatgaaccaccttcctatcatgaatccttcctcccaagtaatgaaccctcatatccactccaatctccaatggatgacacccttgGTCTTCTTCTTTAAGGAaaaagagagatgcaaaggacgATACTGGAATTTGTGGctgccttgaccgaggtagtaaatactctagcctcccaatgct
This window contains:
- the LOC140180193 gene encoding uncharacterized protein, which translates into the protein MARVHCKNLLGFHCVGIEEAVGHRGGIWFLSSIANASCVVIDQIDQCITVKVSVGHNRPWMAVGDFNEIVAPDESTGAYFSSHRASLLATTLDDCVLFDLKVTGRRYTWYRAVQAGRDLAKRLDRAIVNEAWMTMFPEGYSEILSRLHSDHCPILVRCHGSPRVKGSRPFRFQAAWATHPSYKHVISKAWNQEFGSVTERLKMVQQASLDFNSKIFGNIFVRKNKLEYQIDQIQRRLEVTDVLSLRIKEAELREDYNRLLLQEELFWYQKSREQWVKAKLLGSRKLFECLKENSDCEPPNWNCDDQLED